From one Bacillus sp. FJAT-42376 genomic stretch:
- a CDS encoding oxidoreductase produces the protein MKNAKIAIENTSNKKTILITGASSGFGMLASLELAKKGHTVIAAIRNMDKSKELLKLAEHNGCAEKISIHPLDVTSADSIEALQQFLKKTGKIDVLINNAGFAFGGFSEEITILEFKEQFETNFFGAIAVTQAVLPFMRAQKSGKIINMSSISGLIGFPGLSPYVSSKHALEGFSESLRLEVKPFGIDVMLIEPGSFSTNIWTTGKKVAEVSMDPHSPYFSYMTGIENELERGSAKHGDPMDVVRLITVLCEKRRVNKLRYPIGKGVRLTLLLKRVLPWRIWESIIIRRLLPKK, from the coding sequence ATGAAGAATGCAAAAATAGCGATTGAAAATACATCAAACAAAAAAACGATCCTCATCACCGGGGCGTCAAGCGGATTTGGGATGCTCGCTTCCCTTGAATTAGCCAAAAAAGGCCACACCGTAATCGCAGCTATAAGAAATATGGATAAATCGAAGGAACTTTTAAAACTAGCAGAGCATAACGGGTGTGCAGAAAAGATTTCGATCCATCCTCTGGATGTGACCAGTGCTGACTCGATCGAGGCACTCCAGCAGTTTCTGAAAAAAACCGGAAAGATTGATGTCCTGATCAACAACGCGGGATTTGCCTTCGGAGGGTTCAGTGAAGAAATTACGATCTTAGAGTTTAAAGAGCAATTTGAAACGAATTTCTTTGGTGCCATCGCGGTCACTCAGGCTGTTCTTCCTTTCATGCGCGCCCAGAAAAGCGGAAAGATCATCAACATGAGCAGCATAAGCGGACTGATCGGTTTTCCGGGTCTGTCCCCTTACGTCTCATCCAAGCATGCACTTGAGGGATTTAGTGAAAGCCTTCGTTTGGAAGTGAAACCGTTTGGCATTGATGTCATGCTGATTGAGCCGGGATCCTTTTCAACGAACATTTGGACAACTGGGAAAAAGGTGGCGGAAGTATCGATGGACCCGCATTCTCCCTACTTTTCTTATATGACAGGAATTGAAAATGAGCTGGAACGAGGTAGTGCAAAACATGGGGATCCAATGGATGTGGTGCGATTAATAACCGTTTTATGCGAAAAACGCAGGGTGAATAAGCTCAGATATCCAATTGGAAAGGGAGTCCGGTTAACGCTCCTTTTAAAAAGAGTATTGCCCTGGCGTATTTGGGAATCCATTATCATACGCCGACTTTTGCCGAAAAAATAA
- a CDS encoding DUF4395 domain-containing protein, whose translation MKTIPKPLVLTNQWFIVLSVLAAWLTGWGWILLIPLAAGLMGLIYNFNPIMKTAGLFLRKPASAYIPEDFDQQQFNQAIAVSCLALGFIGYVMHWMILAYVFTAMVALSAFIAILGFCIGCFIRFQWQQYRHRRQSSRV comes from the coding sequence ATGAAAACCATTCCGAAACCGCTTGTTTTGACCAATCAATGGTTCATCGTCCTTTCTGTTTTAGCAGCATGGCTTACTGGCTGGGGATGGATTTTACTCATTCCGTTAGCAGCAGGATTAATGGGGTTAATTTATAATTTTAATCCCATCATGAAGACGGCCGGACTATTCCTGAGAAAACCGGCATCCGCCTACATTCCGGAGGATTTTGATCAGCAGCAGTTTAACCAGGCGATTGCCGTAAGCTGTCTTGCTCTTGGTTTTATTGGGTACGTGATGCACTGGATGATACTTGCTTATGTTTTCACGGCAATGGTTGCTCTCTCAGCCTTTATTGCAATCCTTGGATTCTGCATCGGATGCTTTATCCGCTTCCAATGGCAGCAATACCGTCACCGCAGACAATCAAGCCGTGTTTAA